The Daucus carota subsp. sativus chromosome 2, DH1 v3.0, whole genome shotgun sequence genome includes a window with the following:
- the LOC108206451 gene encoding thymidine kinase a, producing MLNPTLSRMKSLLSPSLSTLSPILSNPRSSFPPISLPLMLNFPSFSAPLSPSFLHEKPLFCHNSSSSNGFSLNKEGFKGPSGEIHVILGPMFAGKTTTLLRRVRAESLDGRRVAIIKSDKDTRYGLESIVTHDGEKFPCWPLSHLSSFKQRIGPDVYDKLEVIGIDEAQFFGDLYDFCSEVADYDGKTVIVAGLDGDYLRRRFGSLLDIIPIADSVTKLNARCELCDKRALFTLRKTGETKTELIAGADVYMPVCRKHYVSGQVVKETTRTILEKQKDQCGSLLS from the exons ATGCTAAATCCCACACTTTCAAGAATGAAATCTCtcctctctccatctctctccacTCTCTCCCCCATTCTCTCCAACCCCAGATCATCTTTTCCCCCAATTTCCCTCCCTTTGATGCTCAATTTCCCCAGTTTTTCCGCTCCCTTGAGCCCTAGCTTTTTACATGAAAAGCCCTTGTTTTGCCATAATTCAAGCTCAAGTAATGGTTTTTCTTTGAATAAAGAGGGTTTTAAGGGACCCTCTGGGGAGATTCATGTGATTCTGGGGCCTATGTTTGCTGGGAAGACTACTACTCTGCTGCGTCGAGTCCGGGCTGAGAGTCTTGATGGAAG ACGAGTAGCAATAATAAAATCAGACAAAGATACAAGATACGGCCTGGAGTCCATAGTGACACACGACGGGGAGAAGTTTCCATGCTGGCCATTATCACATCTATCTTCATTCAAACAGAGGATTGGCCCAGATGTTTATGACAAG CTAGAGGTGATTGGAATTGATGAAGCTCAGTTTTTTGGAGACCTTTATGATTTTTGCAGTGAAGTTGCTGACTATGATGGGAAGACTGTGATAGTTGCTGGCCTAGATGGTGACTATCTCAG GAGGAGATTTGGTTCTTTACTTGATATAATTCCTATTGCCGACTCTGTGACCAAGTTAAATGCGCGGTGTGAGCTTTGCGATAAACGTGCTTTATTCACATTAAGAAAGACAGGGGAAACGAAAACAGAGCTTATTGCTGGTGCTGATGTGTACATGCCCGTATGTAGAAAACATTATGTGAGCGGACAGGTAGTAAAAGAGACAACACGGACCATCTTGGAAAAGCAGAAGGATCAGTGTGGCTCGCTATTATCATAG
- the LOC135150361 gene encoding uncharacterized protein LOC135150361: MDSTKHAEIVMLCWSLWTSRNDLIRNQKTYSALKIVAAARQYLAQWKATQSRSFVTPLQPVLEGDGACTWVKPQPNKVKVSVDAVVFGERQGVGFGMVARDCSGDLIEAKAIFYPNMVTPLMAEAMAFKEALSWMEIRDWHDATVETDCLGVVQDIRSQVAMRSYFGSIIEECLLRRLNNVSLFFVKRSADMNLDLGCASSSKYSCFSPRPLCFDQSNAVHEALHGYVPWLPQPSSFVDTNTFSDQGQMRTDLGGYPMMYNEANQVPVTSVQSNTVPADGPSYTGGSTMNQNGGSGQAFTQPRNDSQNGNHTQGFTETNNVQNGANLPNPQGIASMAMRNEGWMVLQNAVVVELVQCMRVMNDILRRVSLQVEANEAVPRHDQQTPNRIRSSFQDLPVPTSTKTIFVGGLSSTVTENDLMDYFYQFGTITNVKVMYDHFTQRPRGFGFITFDSEEAVDEVLHWTSFHELNGKMAKVKRAIPKDIYQNSIRGRLGALNYGLSTVSNLLRACTQGYNPGQVGGSAAVSGSGYPWIP, translated from the exons ATGGATTCTACAAAGCACGCTGAGATAGTTATGCTGTGTTGGTCACTCTGGACGTCACGTAATGATCTCATACGGAATCAGAAAACTTATTCGGCTCTTAAAATAGTAGCAGCAGCAAGGCAGTATCTTGCACAGTGGAAAGCGACCCAAAGCAGATCGTTTGTCACTCCTCTTCAACCTGTTCTTGAAGGAGATGGAGCTTGCACTTGGGTTAAGCCTCAACCAAATAAAGTCAAGGTATCAGTTGATGCAGTTGTTTTTGGGGAACGTCAGGGAGTGGGTTTTGGTATGGTGGCCAGAGATTGCAGTGGAGATCTTATCGAAGCTAAAGCAATTTTTTATCCGAACATGGTCACACCCCTTATGGCAGAGGCTATGGCGTTCAAGGAGGCCCTTAGCTGGATGGAGATTCGAGATTGGCATGACGCTACTGTGGAGACTGACTGTCTTGGTGTAGTGCAAGATATCAGAAGCCAAGTAGCTATGCGATCCTACTTTGGGTCGATTATTGAGGAGTGCCTACTCCGTAGGTTGAACAACGTCAGTTTGTTTTTTGTTAAACGATCTGCTGATATG AATCTTGATTTGGGCTGTGCAAGTTCTTCGAAATACTCCTGCTTTTCTCCGAGACCTCTGTGTTTTGATCAGAGCAATGCTGTTCATG AAGCTCTTCATGGATATGTTCCCTGGTTGCCACAGCCAAGTAGTTTCGTCGACACCAATACTTTCTCAGATCAAGGACAAATGAGAACTGATCTTGGTGGATATCCTATGATGTACAATGAAGCAAATCAAGTTCCTGTAACTTCTGTGCAAAGTAATACCGTCCCTGCAGATGGTCCAAGCTACACGGGTGGTTCTACAATGAATCAGAATGGAGGCTCTGGTCAGGCGTTTACTCAACCAAGGAACGACAGTCAGAATGGAAATCATACTCAAGGCTTTACTGAAACGAACAATGTTCAGAATGGAGCCAATTTGCCAAATCCACAGGGTATTGCGTCAATGGCTATGAGGAATGAGGGCTGGATGGTTTTGCAGAATGCTGTCGTGGTGGAATTGGTGCAATGCATGCGTGTTATGAATGATATTCTACGTCGGGTTAGTCTACAGGTAGAGGCAAACGAGGCTGTTCCTAGGCATGATCAGCAAACTCCTAACAGGATCAGGAGCAGTTTTCAAGATCTGCCAGTTCCCACGAGTACTAAAACAATATTTGTAGGAGGTTTATCGTCCACAGTCACAGAGAATGACTTGATGGATTATTTTTATCAGTTTGGGACAATCACAAATGTTAAGGTAATGTATGATCACTTCACACAAAGGCCTAGAGGTTTTGGTTTCATCACATTTGACTCAGAGGAGGCAGTAGATGAGGTGCTACACTGGACATCTTTCCATGAACTCAATGGTAAAATGGCTAAGGTCAAGCGAGCTATTCCCAAGGACATATACCAGAATTCAATCAGGGGCCGGCTAGGAGCGCTAAACTATGGCCTGAGCACCGTGAGCAATCTCCTCCGTGCCTGCACTCAGGGGTATAATCCTGGGCAAGTTGGAGGTTCTGCTGCTGTTAGCGGCAGTGGATATCCTTGGATACCTTGA